In Falco cherrug isolate bFalChe1 chromosome 5, bFalChe1.pri, whole genome shotgun sequence, one DNA window encodes the following:
- the CHD4 gene encoding chromodomain-helicase-DNA-binding protein 4 isoform X9 codes for MASAIGSPSPCSGGSDDDEMEILLNNAIPQHPEPEEEPEEELLSEAETPKIKKKKKPKKLKEPKVPKLSKRQKKELGDSSGEGNEFVEEEEEVLRSDSEGSDYTPGKKKKKKLGPKKEKKNKAKRKEEEEEEEEDDDSKEPKSSAQLLEDWGMEDIDHVFTEEDYRTLTNYKAFSQFVRPLIAAKNPKIAVSKMMMVLGAKWREFSTNNPFKGSSGASVAAAAAAAVAVVESMVTNVDAVLPQPPVDVPLRKAKTKEGKGPNARRKPKASPRIPDIKKPKTKKVAPLKIKLGGFGSKRKRSSSEDDDLDVESDFDDASINSYSVSDGSTSRSSRSRKKLKAGKKKKKGEEDSTVAVDGYETDHQDYCEVCQQGGEIILCDTCPRAYHMVCLDPDMEKAPEGKWSCPHCEKEGIQWEAKEDNSEGEEILEDVVGDAEEEDDHHMEFCRVCKDGGELLCCDACPSSYHIHCLNPPLPEIPNGEWLCPRCTCPALKGKVQKILIWKWGQPPVGPPPPRPPDADPNAPPPKPLEGRPERQFFVKWQGMSYWHCSWVSELQLELHCQVMFRNYQRKNDMDEPPSGDFGGEEEKSRKRKNKDPKYAEMEERFYRYGIKPEWMMIHRILNHSVDKKGNVHYLIKWRDLPYDQASWESEDVDIQDYDLYKQAYWNHRELMRGEEGRPGKKLKKVKMRKLERPPETPTVDPTVKYDRQPEYLDVTGGTLHPYQLEGLNWLRFSWAQGTDTILADEMGLGKTVQTAVFLYSLYKEGHSKGPFLVSAPLSTIINWEREFEMWAPDMYVVTYVGDKDSRAIIRENEFTFEDNAIRGGKKASRMKKEAAVKFHVLLTSYELITIDMAILGSIDWACLIVDEAHRLKNNQSKFFRVLNGYSLQHKLLLTGTPLQNNLEELFHLLNFLTPERFHNLEGFLEEFADIAKEDQIKKLHDMLGPHMLRRLKADVFKNMPSKTELIVRVELSPMQKKYYKYILTRNFEALNARGGGNQVSLLNVVMDLKKCCNHPYLFPVAAMEAPKMPNGMYDGSALIRASGKLLLLQKMLKNLKEGGHRVLIFSQMTKMLDLLEDFLEHEGYKYERIDGGITGNMRQEAIDRFNAPGAQQFCFLLSTRAGGLGINLATADTVIIYDSDWNPHNDIQAFSRAHRIGQNKKVMIYRFVTRASVEERITQVAKKKMMLTHLVVRPGLGSKTGSMSKQELDDILKFGTEELFKDEATEGGDNKEGEDSSVIHYDDKAIERLLDRNQDETEDTELQGMNEYLSSFKVAQYVVREEEMGEEEEVEREIIKQEESVDPDYWEKLLRHHYEQQQEDLARNLGKGKRIRKQVNYNDGSQEDRDWQDDQSDNQSDYSVASEEGDEDFDERSEARRPSRKGLRNDKDKPLPPLLARVGGNIEVLGFNARQRKAFLNAIMRYGMPPQDAFTTQWLVRDLRGKSEKEFKAYVSLFMRHLCEPGADGAETFADGVPREGLSRQHVLTRIGVMSLIRKKVQEFEHVNGRWSMPELAEIEENKKLSQPSSPSPKTPTPSTPGDTQPNTPAPVPPAEEGVKVEEGTSAKEQGESSEPEKELGASATETEVPMEQCTQPVETPPQEAKSPVNPAEADEKKVEEPEVKERPDEPMEVESKADLEKVEDRAPIENAPEPPIITLDEKDEKKDDDKRDVVMLQNGEMLKESVDERHKKAVKQRFMFNIADGGFTELHSLWQNEERAATVTKKTYEIWHRRHDYWLLAGIINHGYARWQDIQNDPRYAILNEPFKGEMNRGNFLEIKNKFLARRFKLLEQALVIEEQLRRAAYLNMSEDPSHPSMALNTRFAEVECLAESHQHLSKESMAGNKPANAVLHKVLKQLEELLSDMKADVTRLPATIARIPPVAVRLQMSERNILSRLANRSSEPPPPPPPQQVAQQQ; via the exons GAGCCGAAGTCATCTGCTCAGCTTCTTGAAGACTGGGGCATGGAGGATATTGATCATGTCTTCACAGAGGAGGATTACCGCACTCTCACCAATTACAAAGCTTTCAGCCAGTTTGTCAG GCCACTTATTGCAGCCAAGAACCCTAAAATAGCAGTGTCGAAGATGATGATGGTACTGGGAGCCAAATGGAGGGAGTTTAGCACGAACAACCCCTTCAAGGGGAGTTCAGGTGCatctgtggcagctgctgcagctgcagctgttgcaGTGGTGGAAAGCATGGTGACAAATGTGGATGCTGTCCTGCCGCAGCCCCCTGTAGATGTGCCGCTCAGGAAAGCCAAGACAAAGGAGGGCAAAG GACCCAATGCCCGGCGGAAGCCAAAGGCCAGTCCTCGTATTCCTGATATCAAGAAACCTAAAACAAAGAAGGTGGCACCTTTGAAGATCAAACTGGGAGGATTTGGTTCCAAGCGTAAAAGGTCATCG AGTGAAGATGATGATCTGGATGTGGAGTCAGACTTTGATGATGCCAGCATCAACAGCTACTCTGTTTCAGATGGATCTACAAGCCGTAGTAGCCGCAGTCGCAAAAAACTCaaagctgggaaaaagaaaaagaaag GTGAGGAGGACTCCACAGTGGCTGTGGATGGCTATGAGACTGATCACCAGGACTACTGTGAGGTATGCCAGCAGGGTGGAGAGATTATTCTGTGTGATACCTGCCCTCGTGCCTACCACATGGTTTGCCTGGACCCAGACATGGAGAAAGCCCCAGAGGGCAAATGGAGCTGCCCGCACTGT GAAAAAGAGGGTATTCAGTGGGAGGCAAAGGAGGATAACTCTGAAGGTGAGGAAATCCTGGAGGATGTTGTGGGGGatgctgaggaagaggatgaCCACCATATGGAGTTCTGTAGAGTCTGCAAGGATGGaggagagctgctgtgctgtgatgCCTGTCCTTCATCCTATCACATCCACTGTCTGAATCCCCCATTGCCAGAGATTCCCAATGGAGAGTGGCTATGTCCTCGCTGCACT TGCCCAGCTTTAAAAGGAAAGGTGCAGAAGATCTTGATCTGGAAATGGGGTCAGCCCCCAGTTGGCCCCCCGCCACCACGTCCACCTGATGCAGACCCTAATGCTCCTCCCCCTAAGCCGCTGGAGGGTCGGCCTGAAAGGCAGTTCTTTGTCAAATGGCAGGGCATGTCCTACTGGCACTGCTCTTGGGTGTCGGAGTTGCAG ctggagctgcactGCCAGGTCATGTTTCGTAACTATCAACGCAAAAATGATATGGATGAGCCACCCTCAGGGGACTTcggaggggaagaggagaaaagccggaagagaaaaaacaaggacCCCAAATATGCTGAGATGGAGGAGCGCTTCTATAGATATGGGATCAAGCCTGAGTGGATGATGATCCACAGGATCCTTAATCATAG TGTGGATAAGAAGGGAAACGTCCACTACTTGATTAAATGGAGAGACCTACCCTATGACCAGGCATCCTGGGAAAGCGAAGATGTGGATATCCAAGATTATGACCTCTACAAGCAAGCCTACTGGAATCACAG GGAGCTGATGAGAGGTGAAGAGGGCAGGCCTGGTAAGAAGTTAAAGAAAGTGAAGATGCGGAAACTGGAAAGGCCCCCTGAGACTCCCACAGTAGAT CCCACAGTGAAATATGACCGGCAACCGGAGTACCTCGATGTAACAGGGGGGACCTTGCATCCCTACCAACTGGAAGGACTGAACTGGCTGCGCTTCTCTTGGGCTCAGGGCACAGATACAATCTTGGCTGATGAAATGGGTCTGGGAAAGACTGTGCAGACAGCTGTGTTCCTGTATTCCTTATACAAAGAG GGCCACTCAAAGGGTCCCTTCTTGGTGAGTGCCCCGCTGTCCACAATCATCAACTGGGAGCGAGAATTTGAGATGTGGGCCCCAGATATGTATGTAGTGACCTATGTGGGGGACAAAGACAGCCGGGCCATCATCCGTGAGAACGAGTTCACTTTTGAGGATAATGCCATACGTGGAGGCAAAAAAGCATCCAGAATGAAG aaggaGGCTGCTGTGAAGTTCCACGTGCTTCTCACGTCCTATGAACTAATCACAATTGATATGGCCATACTAGGCTCTATCGACTGGGCCTGTCTCATTGTGGATGAAGCTCACAGACTGAAGAACAATCAGTCGAAG TTCTTCCGTGTGCTGAATGGTTACTCCCTCcagcacaagctgctgcttACAGGAACTCCCCTGCAGAACAACCTGGAAGAACTGTTCCACCTGCTGAACTTCCTGACGCCAGAGAGATTCCA TAACTTGGAGGGCTTCCTAGAAGAGTTTGCAGATATTGCCAAGGAAGATCAGATCAAGAAGCTGCATGACATGCTGGGCCCACACATGCTGAGGCGTCTCAAAGCTGATGTTTTCAAGAATATGCCATCTAAGACTGAACTCATTGTCAGAGTGGAGTTGAGCCCCATGCAGAA gaaatattataaatacattttgacaAGAAATTTTGAGGCACTGAATGCACGGGGTGGTGGTAACCAAGTCTCCTTGCTCAATGTTGTTATGGATCTGAAGAAATGCTGTAACCACCCCTACCTCTTCCCTGTAGCTGCTATG gAAGCTCCAAAAATGCCGAACGGCATGTATGACGGTAGTGCTCTTATTCGAGCCTCTGGAAAGCTGTTGCTGCTCCAGAAGATGTTGAAGAACCTCAAGGAAGGAGGTCACAGGGTACTCATATTCTCTCAG ATGACTAAAATGTTGGACCTTCTAGAAGATTTTTTGGAACATGAAGGGTACAAATATGAGCGGATTGATGGAGGAATCACAGGGAACATGCGTCAGGAGGCTATTGATCGCTTCAATG CTCCTGGTGCTCAgcagttctgctttctgctttcgACTCGAGCTGGGGGTCTTGGCATTAACTTGGCCACAGCAGATACTGTGATTATCTACGATTCAGACTGGAACCCCCACAATGATATCCAG GCCTTCAGTCGTGCACACAGAATTGGACAGAACAAGAAAGTGATGATATACCGCTTTGTGACAAGGGCCTCAGTGGAGGAGCGTATCACTCAGGTGGCCAAGAAGAAAATGATGCTAACTCATCTGGTAGTGAGACCAGGGTTGGGCTCCAAGACAGGCTCCATGTCCAAACAGGAACTTGATGACATTCTCAAATTTGGCACTGAAGAGCTCTTCAAGGATGAGGCTACTGAGGGGG GGGATAACAAAGAAGGTGAGGACAGCAGTGTCATCCACTACGATGACAAAGCAATTGAGCGTCTGTTGGATCGGAACCAGGATGAAACAGAAGATACAGAACTTCAGGGCATGAATGAGTATCTCAGCTCCTTCAAGGTGGCCCAGTATGTGGTTCGTGAAGAGGAGATGGGG gaggaagaggaggttgAACGGGAGATCATTAAGCAGGAGGAATCGGTGGATCCTGATTACTGGGAGAAACTGCTGCGTCACCATtatgaacagcagcaggaggatcTGGCCAGGAATCTGGGCAAGGGCAAGCGTATTCGCAAGCAAGTTAACTACAATGATGGCTCGCAGGAGGATAGAG actggCAGGATGACCAGTCAGATAATCAGTCAGACTATTCAGTTGCTTCTGAAGAAGGAGACGAGGACTTTGATGAGAGGTCTGAAG CTCGTCGGCCTAGCCGCAAAGGCCTGAGAAATGATAAGGATAAGCCTCTGCCTCCCTTACTTGCCCGTGTGGGAGGGAACATTGAG GTCTTGGGTTTCAATGCCCGCCAGCGGAAAGCCTTCCTCAATGCTATCATGCGCTATGGAATGCCACCTCAGGATGCCTTCACCACTCAGTGGCTTGTTCGGGACCTCCGTGGCAAGTCAGAGAAAGAGTTCAA GGCTTATGTCTCGCTGTTCATGCGCCACTTATGTGAACCTGGAGCTGATGGTGCAGAGACCTTTGCAGATGGGGTCCCACGGGAAGGTCTTTCTCGACAGCATGTCCTTACTCGCATTGGGGTCATGTCACTTATACGCAAAAAG GTGCAGGAATTTGAGCATGTGAATGGCCGCTGGAGTATGCCAGAGCTGGCAGAGATAGAAGAGAACAAGAAACTTTCACAGCCAAGCTCGCCGTCTCCGAAAACTCCAACTCCTTCAACACCAGGGGACACGCAGCCCAATACGCCTGCCCCTGTCCCTCCAGCTG AAGAAGGAGTAAAGGTAGAAGAAGGCACCAGTGCTAAGGAGCAAGGAGAGTCATCTGAACCGGAGAAAGAGCTTGGTGCCTCTGCTACTGAAACAGAGGTCCCGATGGAG CAGTGCACCCAGCCTGTGGAGACACCGCCACAGGAAGCAAAATCCCCGGTGAACCCCGCAGAAGCGgatgaaaaaaaagtagaggAGCCAGAAGTGAAGGAAAGACCAGATGAGCCAATGGAAGTAGAAAGCAAAG CTGACCTGGAGAAAGTGGAAGACAGAGCACCTATTGAGAATGCCCCTGAACCTCCTATAATCACTCTGGATGAAAAAG ATGAGAAAAAGGATGACGATAAGAGAGATGTGGTGATGCTGCAGAATGGAGAGATGCTGAAAGAGTCAGTAGATGAAAGGCACAAGAAGGCAGTAAAGCAGCGCTTCATGTTCAACATAGCAGATGGCGGTTTCACTG AACTCCACTCCCTGTGGCAGAATGAAGAGCGGGCTGCAACTGTCACAAAGAAGACCTACGAGATCTGGCATCGGCGTCACGACTACTGGCTTCTTGCTGGGATTATCAA TCATGGCTATGCCCGTTGGCAGGATATTCAGAATGATCCACGTTACGCCATCCTCAATGAACCCTTCAAGGGTGAGATGAACAGGGGTAACTTCCTGGAAATAAAGAATAAGTTCTTGGCAAGGAGATTTAAG CTCCTGGAGCAAGCACTGGTGATAGAGGAGCAGCTGCGGCGAGCTGCCTATCTGAACATGTCAGAAGACCCATCTCACCCATCTATGGCTCTGAACACGCGCTTTGCGGAGGTGGAATGCCTGGCTGAGAGCCACCAGCACCTATCCAAGGAGTCAATGGCTGGGAATAAACCAGCCAATGCTGTGCTGCACAAAG TTctgaagcagctggaggagctttTGAGTGACATGAAGGCAGATGTGACTCGTTTGCCTGCCACCATTGCCCGTATCCCACCTGTAGCAGTGCGCCTCCAGATGTCAGAACGCAACATCCTCAGCCGGCTGGCCAACCGCAGCAGCGAgccccctccaccaccacctccccaaCAA GTGGCCCAGCAGCAGTGA
- the CHD4 gene encoding chromodomain-helicase-DNA-binding protein 4 isoform X11, with product MASAIGSPSPCSGGSDDDEMEILLNNAIPQHPEPEEEPEEELLSEAETPKIKKKKKPKKLKEPKVPKLSKRQKKELGDSSGEGNEFVEEEEEVLRSDSEGSDYTPGKKKKKKLGPKKEKKNKAKRKEEEEEEEEDDDSKEPKSSAQLLEDWGMEDIDHVFTEEDYRTLTNYKAFSQFVRPLIAAKNPKIAVSKMMMVLGAKWREFSTNNPFKGSSGASVAAAAAAAVAVVESMVTNVDAVLPQPPVDVPLRKAKTKEGKGPNARRKPKASPRIPDIKKPKTKKVAPLKIKLGGFGSKRKRSSSEDDDLDVESDFDDASINSYSVSDGSTSRSSRSRKKLKAGKKKKKGEEDSTVAVDGYETDHQDYCEVCQQGGEIILCDTCPRAYHMVCLDPDMEKAPEGKWSCPHCEKEGIQWEAKEDNSEGEEILEDVVGDAEEEDDHHMEFCRVCKDGGELLCCDACPSSYHIHCLNPPLPEIPNGEWLCPRCTCPALKGKVQKILIWKWGQPPVGPPPPRPPDADPNAPPPKPLEGRPERQFFVKWQGMSYWHCSWVSELQLELHCQVMFRNYQRKNDMDEPPSGDFGGEEEKSRKRKNKDPKYAEMEERFYRYGIKPEWMMIHRILNHSVDKKGNVHYLIKWRDLPYDQASWESEDVDIQDYDLYKQAYWNHRELMRGEEGRPGKKLKKVKMRKLERPPETPTVDPTVKYDRQPEYLDVTGGTLHPYQLEGLNWLRFSWAQGTDTILADEMGLGKTVQTAVFLYSLYKEGHSKGPFLVSAPLSTIINWEREFEMWAPDMYVVTYVGDKDSRAIIRENEFTFEDNAIRGGKKASRMKKEAAVKFHVLLTSYELITIDMAILGSIDWACLIVDEAHRLKNNQSKFFRVLNGYSLQHKLLLTGTPLQNNLEELFHLLNFLTPERFHNLEGFLEEFADIAKEDQIKKLHDMLGPHMLRRLKADVFKNMPSKTELIVRVELSPMQKKYYKYILTRNFEALNARGGGNQVSLLNVVMDLKKCCNHPYLFPVAAMEAPKMPNGMYDGSALIRASGKLLLLQKMLKNLKEGGHRVLIFSQMTKMLDLLEDFLEHEGYKYERIDGGITGNMRQEAIDRFNAPGAQQFCFLLSTRAGGLGINLATADTVIIYDSDWNPHNDIQAFSRAHRIGQNKKVMIYRFVTRASVEERITQVAKKKMMLTHLVVRPGLGSKTGSMSKQELDDILKFGTEELFKDEATEGGDNKEGEDSSVIHYDDKAIERLLDRNQDETEDTELQGMNEYLSSFKVAQYVVREEEMGEEEEVEREIIKQEESVDPDYWEKLLRHHYEQQQEDLARNLGKGKRIRKQVNYNDGSQEDRDWQDDQSDNQSDYSVASEEGDEDFDERSEARRPSRKGLRNDKDKPLPPLLARVGGNIEVLGFNARQRKAFLNAIMRYGMPPQDAFTTQWLVRDLRGKSEKEFKAYVSLFMRHLCEPGADGAETFADGVPREGLSRQHVLTRIGVMSLIRKKVQEFEHVNGRWSMPELAEIEENKKLSQPSSPSPKTPTPSTPGDTQPNTPAPVPPAEEGVKVEEGTSAKEQGESSEPEKELGASATETEVPMECTQPVETPPQEAKSPVNPAEADEKKVEEPEVKERPDEPMEVESKADLEKVEDRAPIENAPEPPIITLDEKDEKKDDDKRDVVMLQNGEMLKESVDERHKKAVKQRFMFNIADGGFTELHSLWQNEERAATVTKKTYEIWHRRHDYWLLAGIINHGYARWQDIQNDPRYAILNEPFKGEMNRGNFLEIKNKFLARRFKLLEQALVIEEQLRRAAYLNMSEDPSHPSMALNTRFAEVECLAESHQHLSKESMAGNKPANAVLHKVLKQLEELLSDMKADVTRLPATIARIPPVAVRLQMSERNILSRLANRSSEPPPPPPPQQVAQQQ from the exons GAGCCGAAGTCATCTGCTCAGCTTCTTGAAGACTGGGGCATGGAGGATATTGATCATGTCTTCACAGAGGAGGATTACCGCACTCTCACCAATTACAAAGCTTTCAGCCAGTTTGTCAG GCCACTTATTGCAGCCAAGAACCCTAAAATAGCAGTGTCGAAGATGATGATGGTACTGGGAGCCAAATGGAGGGAGTTTAGCACGAACAACCCCTTCAAGGGGAGTTCAGGTGCatctgtggcagctgctgcagctgcagctgttgcaGTGGTGGAAAGCATGGTGACAAATGTGGATGCTGTCCTGCCGCAGCCCCCTGTAGATGTGCCGCTCAGGAAAGCCAAGACAAAGGAGGGCAAAG GACCCAATGCCCGGCGGAAGCCAAAGGCCAGTCCTCGTATTCCTGATATCAAGAAACCTAAAACAAAGAAGGTGGCACCTTTGAAGATCAAACTGGGAGGATTTGGTTCCAAGCGTAAAAGGTCATCG AGTGAAGATGATGATCTGGATGTGGAGTCAGACTTTGATGATGCCAGCATCAACAGCTACTCTGTTTCAGATGGATCTACAAGCCGTAGTAGCCGCAGTCGCAAAAAACTCaaagctgggaaaaagaaaaagaaag GTGAGGAGGACTCCACAGTGGCTGTGGATGGCTATGAGACTGATCACCAGGACTACTGTGAGGTATGCCAGCAGGGTGGAGAGATTATTCTGTGTGATACCTGCCCTCGTGCCTACCACATGGTTTGCCTGGACCCAGACATGGAGAAAGCCCCAGAGGGCAAATGGAGCTGCCCGCACTGT GAAAAAGAGGGTATTCAGTGGGAGGCAAAGGAGGATAACTCTGAAGGTGAGGAAATCCTGGAGGATGTTGTGGGGGatgctgaggaagaggatgaCCACCATATGGAGTTCTGTAGAGTCTGCAAGGATGGaggagagctgctgtgctgtgatgCCTGTCCTTCATCCTATCACATCCACTGTCTGAATCCCCCATTGCCAGAGATTCCCAATGGAGAGTGGCTATGTCCTCGCTGCACT TGCCCAGCTTTAAAAGGAAAGGTGCAGAAGATCTTGATCTGGAAATGGGGTCAGCCCCCAGTTGGCCCCCCGCCACCACGTCCACCTGATGCAGACCCTAATGCTCCTCCCCCTAAGCCGCTGGAGGGTCGGCCTGAAAGGCAGTTCTTTGTCAAATGGCAGGGCATGTCCTACTGGCACTGCTCTTGGGTGTCGGAGTTGCAG ctggagctgcactGCCAGGTCATGTTTCGTAACTATCAACGCAAAAATGATATGGATGAGCCACCCTCAGGGGACTTcggaggggaagaggagaaaagccggaagagaaaaaacaaggacCCCAAATATGCTGAGATGGAGGAGCGCTTCTATAGATATGGGATCAAGCCTGAGTGGATGATGATCCACAGGATCCTTAATCATAG TGTGGATAAGAAGGGAAACGTCCACTACTTGATTAAATGGAGAGACCTACCCTATGACCAGGCATCCTGGGAAAGCGAAGATGTGGATATCCAAGATTATGACCTCTACAAGCAAGCCTACTGGAATCACAG GGAGCTGATGAGAGGTGAAGAGGGCAGGCCTGGTAAGAAGTTAAAGAAAGTGAAGATGCGGAAACTGGAAAGGCCCCCTGAGACTCCCACAGTAGAT CCCACAGTGAAATATGACCGGCAACCGGAGTACCTCGATGTAACAGGGGGGACCTTGCATCCCTACCAACTGGAAGGACTGAACTGGCTGCGCTTCTCTTGGGCTCAGGGCACAGATACAATCTTGGCTGATGAAATGGGTCTGGGAAAGACTGTGCAGACAGCTGTGTTCCTGTATTCCTTATACAAAGAG GGCCACTCAAAGGGTCCCTTCTTGGTGAGTGCCCCGCTGTCCACAATCATCAACTGGGAGCGAGAATTTGAGATGTGGGCCCCAGATATGTATGTAGTGACCTATGTGGGGGACAAAGACAGCCGGGCCATCATCCGTGAGAACGAGTTCACTTTTGAGGATAATGCCATACGTGGAGGCAAAAAAGCATCCAGAATGAAG aaggaGGCTGCTGTGAAGTTCCACGTGCTTCTCACGTCCTATGAACTAATCACAATTGATATGGCCATACTAGGCTCTATCGACTGGGCCTGTCTCATTGTGGATGAAGCTCACAGACTGAAGAACAATCAGTCGAAG TTCTTCCGTGTGCTGAATGGTTACTCCCTCcagcacaagctgctgcttACAGGAACTCCCCTGCAGAACAACCTGGAAGAACTGTTCCACCTGCTGAACTTCCTGACGCCAGAGAGATTCCA TAACTTGGAGGGCTTCCTAGAAGAGTTTGCAGATATTGCCAAGGAAGATCAGATCAAGAAGCTGCATGACATGCTGGGCCCACACATGCTGAGGCGTCTCAAAGCTGATGTTTTCAAGAATATGCCATCTAAGACTGAACTCATTGTCAGAGTGGAGTTGAGCCCCATGCAGAA gaaatattataaatacattttgacaAGAAATTTTGAGGCACTGAATGCACGGGGTGGTGGTAACCAAGTCTCCTTGCTCAATGTTGTTATGGATCTGAAGAAATGCTGTAACCACCCCTACCTCTTCCCTGTAGCTGCTATG gAAGCTCCAAAAATGCCGAACGGCATGTATGACGGTAGTGCTCTTATTCGAGCCTCTGGAAAGCTGTTGCTGCTCCAGAAGATGTTGAAGAACCTCAAGGAAGGAGGTCACAGGGTACTCATATTCTCTCAG ATGACTAAAATGTTGGACCTTCTAGAAGATTTTTTGGAACATGAAGGGTACAAATATGAGCGGATTGATGGAGGAATCACAGGGAACATGCGTCAGGAGGCTATTGATCGCTTCAATG CTCCTGGTGCTCAgcagttctgctttctgctttcgACTCGAGCTGGGGGTCTTGGCATTAACTTGGCCACAGCAGATACTGTGATTATCTACGATTCAGACTGGAACCCCCACAATGATATCCAG GCCTTCAGTCGTGCACACAGAATTGGACAGAACAAGAAAGTGATGATATACCGCTTTGTGACAAGGGCCTCAGTGGAGGAGCGTATCACTCAGGTGGCCAAGAAGAAAATGATGCTAACTCATCTGGTAGTGAGACCAGGGTTGGGCTCCAAGACAGGCTCCATGTCCAAACAGGAACTTGATGACATTCTCAAATTTGGCACTGAAGAGCTCTTCAAGGATGAGGCTACTGAGGGGG GGGATAACAAAGAAGGTGAGGACAGCAGTGTCATCCACTACGATGACAAAGCAATTGAGCGTCTGTTGGATCGGAACCAGGATGAAACAGAAGATACAGAACTTCAGGGCATGAATGAGTATCTCAGCTCCTTCAAGGTGGCCCAGTATGTGGTTCGTGAAGAGGAGATGGGG gaggaagaggaggttgAACGGGAGATCATTAAGCAGGAGGAATCGGTGGATCCTGATTACTGGGAGAAACTGCTGCGTCACCATtatgaacagcagcaggaggatcTGGCCAGGAATCTGGGCAAGGGCAAGCGTATTCGCAAGCAAGTTAACTACAATGATGGCTCGCAGGAGGATAGAG actggCAGGATGACCAGTCAGATAATCAGTCAGACTATTCAGTTGCTTCTGAAGAAGGAGACGAGGACTTTGATGAGAGGTCTGAAG CTCGTCGGCCTAGCCGCAAAGGCCTGAGAAATGATAAGGATAAGCCTCTGCCTCCCTTACTTGCCCGTGTGGGAGGGAACATTGAG GTCTTGGGTTTCAATGCCCGCCAGCGGAAAGCCTTCCTCAATGCTATCATGCGCTATGGAATGCCACCTCAGGATGCCTTCACCACTCAGTGGCTTGTTCGGGACCTCCGTGGCAAGTCAGAGAAAGAGTTCAA GGCTTATGTCTCGCTGTTCATGCGCCACTTATGTGAACCTGGAGCTGATGGTGCAGAGACCTTTGCAGATGGGGTCCCACGGGAAGGTCTTTCTCGACAGCATGTCCTTACTCGCATTGGGGTCATGTCACTTATACGCAAAAAG GTGCAGGAATTTGAGCATGTGAATGGCCGCTGGAGTATGCCAGAGCTGGCAGAGATAGAAGAGAACAAGAAACTTTCACAGCCAAGCTCGCCGTCTCCGAAAACTCCAACTCCTTCAACACCAGGGGACACGCAGCCCAATACGCCTGCCCCTGTCCCTCCAGCTG AAGAAGGAGTAAAGGTAGAAGAAGGCACCAGTGCTAAGGAGCAAGGAGAGTCATCTGAACCGGAGAAAGAGCTTGGTGCCTCTGCTACTGAAACAGAGGTCCCGATGGAG TGCACCCAGCCTGTGGAGACACCGCCACAGGAAGCAAAATCCCCGGTGAACCCCGCAGAAGCGgatgaaaaaaaagtagaggAGCCAGAAGTGAAGGAAAGACCAGATGAGCCAATGGAAGTAGAAAGCAAAG CTGACCTGGAGAAAGTGGAAGACAGAGCACCTATTGAGAATGCCCCTGAACCTCCTATAATCACTCTGGATGAAAAAG ATGAGAAAAAGGATGACGATAAGAGAGATGTGGTGATGCTGCAGAATGGAGAGATGCTGAAAGAGTCAGTAGATGAAAGGCACAAGAAGGCAGTAAAGCAGCGCTTCATGTTCAACATAGCAGATGGCGGTTTCACTG AACTCCACTCCCTGTGGCAGAATGAAGAGCGGGCTGCAACTGTCACAAAGAAGACCTACGAGATCTGGCATCGGCGTCACGACTACTGGCTTCTTGCTGGGATTATCAA TCATGGCTATGCCCGTTGGCAGGATATTCAGAATGATCCACGTTACGCCATCCTCAATGAACCCTTCAAGGGTGAGATGAACAGGGGTAACTTCCTGGAAATAAAGAATAAGTTCTTGGCAAGGAGATTTAAG CTCCTGGAGCAAGCACTGGTGATAGAGGAGCAGCTGCGGCGAGCTGCCTATCTGAACATGTCAGAAGACCCATCTCACCCATCTATGGCTCTGAACACGCGCTTTGCGGAGGTGGAATGCCTGGCTGAGAGCCACCAGCACCTATCCAAGGAGTCAATGGCTGGGAATAAACCAGCCAATGCTGTGCTGCACAAAG TTctgaagcagctggaggagctttTGAGTGACATGAAGGCAGATGTGACTCGTTTGCCTGCCACCATTGCCCGTATCCCACCTGTAGCAGTGCGCCTCCAGATGTCAGAACGCAACATCCTCAGCCGGCTGGCCAACCGCAGCAGCGAgccccctccaccaccacctccccaaCAA GTGGCCCAGCAGCAGTGA